A genomic region of Eriocheir sinensis breed Jianghai 21 chromosome 42, ASM2467909v1, whole genome shotgun sequence contains the following coding sequences:
- the LOC127009864 gene encoding uncharacterized transmembrane protein DDB_G0289901-like isoform X35 encodes MPESNCHLCHIHDHTPSNTLLRTHPLRVSRTNHTTTALPSTSTTLPHHHHHGRSARGSGSNLANLSDRTNSLPGSRSNTLSHTPQVSIAPDGDRVGTHRRHHHSRHHHRHHHHSRHSDDSRHGSTNSRDDLSGVLAALMETSRSPSAASNRASSGHREPDLLTALPPVAHTSKGSTLTRETREGERRPSNSTLAQDTEQDYYLHVHRQAFKEEARRQRFNLQTVMLIGCYTLLFVVAIIVGVVLCQQNGWLGLGTPDPPPPLSDNPDFRPSQARELDRTGRGRGSRNRGARLPGPTIDYDYPDDGPPPRISAGPILPSGENDPLRSLNFGPDDLAAAEAGHGVGGRAPPLPVSPSGAQSDSSRNWEGAENRAGVGGGGKSLRPHPGRRPAPGNLPDAFVPQGSPGGQGRPAGVAGAGILDTLMSVEEHGVAGGSHGQGGVFMPGGDGRNTAGSNRAFNGAGNTASNNRAFDGAGSTVGNNRAFNGAGNTADNNRAFNGAGNTAGNNRAFDGAGNTAGNNRAFNGAGNTAGNNRAFNGAGNTAGNNIAFNGAGNTAGNNRAFNGAGNTAGNNRAFNGAGNTAGNNRAFNGAGNTAGNTRAFNIAGNNGVFNTAGNTAGNNGAFSGARSTAASNNVAFNAAGNTGTGSSSSFSTAGVTGAGSNGRFNGAANTPENNAAQNAASIVGGGGDRAFNSVGNAGTGRNGAFRVAANNDDGANRVFSGVGNSGSGANGAFNGAGNTGGGSLNGAGNTGGGSLNGAGNTGGGSLNGAGNTGGGSLNGAGNTGGGSLNGAGNTGGGSLNGAGNTGGRSLNGAGNTGGRSLNGAGNTGGRSLNGAGNTGGGSLNGAGNTGVRGNTGGVINIGTVAESTSPAGTGAGSTGLEATGVGTAGVGATGLGNVDVGATGSRARGVGSTGVRGTGAGVTGADNIGVGATGSRASGAGITGVRGTGVGNTGVGNTGIGATGNGGVSRSGVATDRNGDGTLTGVTGNTGMGSTGTLGGGVNGNRAVNTGGNAATTPLGGIVNNGNARFNNGVVNAGAGSGGSRSNGRRPAGTLLPVTTSTVNTGSSNAFASGGVPLPGLGPHGNSVPNTGIGNGGSTGNTRNRPNAGVGSTGLGIGTGSAGVSHDSAGTGVDNTGFGTGVRNAGAGIGLGGAGAGTDVANSGFGAAVGSAGNTGVGGVGADMGTGVGKVSAGVGNAGNRFAVRVNNDDTRTGVSNTGGSAVLGNAGASNWVTNNGAGNTAGADTSDASVGTKVVNAGVGGRASNVRTGISVGSTGAGEDTGRQDNAASIIGAGRPGLGLSGGAAVDVSGDRVTDGGGGVRRPGGRQSTRGRGVLRDLGNGNRNIGRGSAEPSNSAPTPGSEGRGGPSAPAQPAPSNTLGGGEAEAKAGQGQGSVASRRTVAGPGFTVQRGQVVAMATITPDSPDPTLLRPDHDVIVHISPSTQGPAVTLLANPDKTGDTTIEATGGGSAGTASTGAVGEGNRAASLGGRVSVRIEGPSRRKLTRERVSMVPGSGRGNSARAGVVLRRWEHMDDAGTLSRGLVRQDGSFSFTNCRPSEICRATQG; translated from the exons ATGCCTGAATCCAACTGCCACCTTTGCCACATTCACGACCACACTCCCTCCAACACACTTCTCAGAACCCATCCCTTAAGGGTCTCCAGaaccaaccacaccaccaccgcactaccatccacctccaccacactccctcaccaccaccaccatgggagATCAGCACGAGGGAGTGGGAGTAACTTAGCCAACCTTAGCGACAGAACGAACTCCCTCCCTGGCAGCCGCAGCAACACCCTCTCGCACACTCCACAAGTCTCCATAGCCCCTGATGGTGATAGGGTTGGCACACACAGACGGCATCACCATTcccgtcatcaccaccgtcaccatcaccacagccgcCACTCCGATGACTCCAGGCACGGGTCTACTAACTCCAGAGATGACTTGAGTGGGGTCTTGGCTGCCCTGATGGAGACCAGTCGCTCCCCCAGTGCAGCCAGTAACCGTGCTAGTAGTGGGCACCGAGAACCTGACCTCCTCACCGCCCTTCCACCGGTCGCCCACACCAGCAA gGGCAGCACATTAACAAGGGAAACAAGGGAGGGAGAGCGGCGCCCCAGCAACAGCACGCTGGCGCAGGACACGGAGCAGGACTACTACCTCCATGTGCACCGCCAGGCCTTCAAGGAGGAGGCGCGGCGACAACGCTTCAACCTGCAGACCGTCATGCTCATAGGCTGCTACACGCTGCTG TTCGTGGTGGCCATCATCGTGGGTGTGGTGCTGTGTCAGCAGAACGGCTGGCTGGGCCTGGGTACACCTGACCCCCCGCCACCCCTCAGCGATAACCCTGACTTCCGGCCGTCCCAGGCACGGGAGCTAGACAGAACCGGGCGTGGCCGCGGCTCCAGGAACAGGGGCGCGCGTCTCCCCGGCCCCACTATAGACTACGACTATCCCGACGACGGGCCGCCCCCCAGGATCAGCGCCGGGCCAATCCTCCCCTCCGGTGAGAACGACCCCCTTCGCTCCCTCAACTTTGGCCCCGACGACCTGGCAGCAGCCGAAGCAGGGCATGGGGTGGGGGGCCGAGCCCCTCCCCTGCCTGTCTCCCCATCTGGTGCGCAGTCTGACTCTTCGAGAAACTGGGAGGGGGCGGAGAATCGTGCCGGGGTGGGCGGTGGCGGCAAGAGCCTCAGGCCACACCCAGGCCGCCGCCCAGCACCAGGGAATTTGCCAGACGCTTTCGTGCCCCAGGGCAGCCCCGGCGGCCAGGGTCGCCCCGCGGGGGTGGCTGGGGCAGGGATTCTGGACACCCTGATGTCTGTGGAGGAGCATGGCGTGGCAGGGGGCAGCCACGGACAGGGAGGCGTCTTCATGCCGGGCGGTGACGGGCGCAACACTGCAGGCAGCAACAGAGCATTTAATGGCGCTGGCAACACTGCTAGCAACAACAGAGCATTTGACGGCGCTGGCAGCACTGTAGGCAACAACAGAGCATTTAACGGCGCTGGCAACACTGCAGACAACAACAGAGCATTTAACGgcgctggcaacactgcaggcaACAACAGAGCATTTGACGgcgctggcaacactgcaggcaACAACAGAGCATTTAACGGCGCTGGCAATACTGCAGGTAACAACAGGGCATTTAACGgcgctggcaacactgcaggcaACAACATAGCATTTAACGgcgctggcaacactgcaggcaACAACAGAGCATTTAACGgcgctggcaacactgcaggcaACAACAGAGCATTTAACGgcgctggcaacactgcaggcaACAACAGAGCATTTAACGGCGCTGGCAACACTGCTGGCAACACCAGAGCATTTAATATTGCTGGCAACAACGGAGTATTTAACACCGCTGGCAACACTGCTGGCAACAACGGAGCATTTAGCGGAGCTAGAAGCACTGCTGCCAGCAATAATGTAGCATTTAACGCTGCTGGCAACACTGGTACTGGCAGCAGCAGCTCATTCAGCACCGCAGGTGTCACTGGTGCTGGCAGCAACGGAAGATTCAACGGCGCTGCCAACACTCCTGAGAACAACGCAGCACAGAACGCAGCCAGCATCGTAGGAGGGGGCGGCGACAGAGCATTTAACAGTGTTGGTAACGCAGGCACGGGCAGAAACGGGGCATTTAGAGTTGctgctaataatgatgatggtgccAACAGGGTATTCAGTGGTGTTGGTAACTCTGGTAGCGGTGCCAATGGAGCATTTAATGGTGCTGGCAACACTGGAGGTGGATCATTGAATGGTGCTGGCAACACTGGAGGTGGATCATTGAATGGTGCTGGCAACACTGGAGGTGGATCATTGAATGGTGCTGGCAACACTGGAGGTGGATCATTGAATGGTGCTGGCAACACTGGAGGTGGATCATTGAATGGTGCTGGCAACACTGGAG GTGGATCACTTAATGGTGCTGGCAACACTGGAGGTAGATCACTGAATGGTGCTGGCAACACTGGAGGTAGATCACTTAATGGTGCTGGCAACACTGGAG GTAGATCACTTAATGGTGCTGGCAACACTGGAGGTGGATCACTTAATGGTGCTGGCAACACTGGTGTCCGCGGCAACACTGGCGGCGTGATTAATATCGGCACAGTTGCTGAAAGCACTAGTCCTGCCGGCACTGGTGCTGGCAGTACTGGGTTGGAAGCCACTGGTGTTGGCACTGCCGGTGTGGGAGCCACAGGTCTTGGTAACGTTGATGTGGGAGCTACTGGAAGTAGAGCTAGAGGTGTTGGTAGCACTGGTGTAAGAGGAACTGGAGCTGGAGTCACTGGTGCTGATAACATTGGTGTAGGAGCTACTGGTAGTAGAGCTAGTGGTGCTGGTATTACTGGTGTGAGAGGCACAGGTGTTGGAAATACAGGCGTTGGTAACACTGGCATAGGTGCTACCGGTAACGGGGGTGTCTCACGCAGTGGTGTTGCTACCGATCGTAACGGTGACGGAACCCTTACTGGGGTTACTGGCAACACTGGGATGGGCAGCACCGGTACACTTGGTGGTGGTGTCAACGGAAACAGAGCAGTCAACACTGGTGGTAATGCTGCGACCACTCCTCTTGGTGGTATTGTTAACAATGGCAATGCAAGATTCAACAATGGTGTTGTCAACGCTGGTGCTGGCAGTGGTGGTTCCCGCAGTAACGGGAGGCGCCCTGCCGGCACCTTGCTACCTGTCACTACCTCCACAGTCAACACCGGTAGTAGCAACGCCTTTGCAAGTGGTGGTGTTCCCCTCCCCGGCCTAGGACCTCATGGAAATAGTGTGCCTAATACCGGTATTGGTAACGGTGGTAGTACTGGCAATACTAGGAACAGACCAAACGCTGGTGTTGGTAGTACTGGTTTGGGTATTGGCACAGGCAGTGCTGGTGTTAGTCATGATAGTGCTGGTACAGGTGTTGACAATACTGGTTTTGGCACTGGTGTTCGCAACGCCGGGGCAGGTATTGGTttaggtggtgctggtgctggaacTGATGTTGCTAATTCTGGTTTTGGTGCTGCTGTTGGCAGTGCTGGTAATACCGGTGTTGGCGGTGTTGGAGCTGATATGGGCACTGGTGTTGGCAAAGTTAGTGCTGGTGTTGGTAATGCTGGGAACAGATTTGCTGTCAGAGTTAATAATGATGACACTAGGACTGGTGTTAGCAATACTGGTGGCAGTGCTGTTCTAGGCAATGCTGGTGCCAGTAATTGGGTCACTAATAATGGTGCTGGAAATACTGCCGGCGCTGATACTAGTGATGCTAGTGTTGGCACTAAAGTTGTGAACGCTGGTGTTGGCGGTAGAGCTAGTAATGTTCGTACAGGTATAAGTGTTGGCAGTACTGGAGCTGGTGAGGATACAGGAAGACAGGATAACGCCGCGAGTATTATCGGCGCTGGCAGACCTGGCCTCGGGCTTAGTGGCGGGGCCGCGGTGGATGTTAGCGGTGACAGGGTCACTGATGGCGGCGGCGGAGTACGGCGGCCAGGGGGGCGGCAAAGCACTCGAGGGCGAGGAGTCTTACGGGACTTGGGTAATGGAAACAGAAACATAGGGCGGGGGAGTGCAGAACCCTCTAACTCCGCCCCCACCCCAGGATCTGAAGGAAGGGGCGGCCCCAGCGCCCCTGCCCAGCCCGCTCCGAGCAATACCCTAGGAGGCGGCGAAGCAGAGGCCAAGGCGGGACAGGGGCAGGGCAGCGTGGCGTCGCGGCGTACCGTGGCGGGACCGGGATTCACTGTGCAGCGGGGACAGGTGGTTGCCATGGCCACCATCACGCCGGACAGCCCCGACCCGACGCTGTTGCGCCCCGACCATGACGTCATCGTTCACATCTCCCCAAGCACGCAGGGTCCCGCCGTGACGCTGCTGGCCAACCCCGACAAGACAGGCGACACAACCATTGAAGCTACGGGAGGGGGAAGTGCTGGGACGGCGAGCACGGGTGCGGTGGGAGAGGGAAACAGGGCCGCTTCTTTGGGAGGGAGGGTTTCGGTGAGGATAGAAGGGCCGAGCCGAAGGAAGTTGACCCGGGAGCGTGTAAGCATGGTGCCGGGATCTGGGCGAGGCAACTCGGCGCGGGCGGGCGTGGTGTTGCGGCGGTGGGAGCACATGGATGATGCGGGCACGCTGAGCCGCGGCCTCGTGCGGCAGGACggctctttctccttcaccaacTGTCGACCCTCGGAGATATGCCGGGCCACGCAGGGCTGA
- the LOC127009864 gene encoding uncharacterized transmembrane protein DDB_G0289901-like isoform X40, with translation MPESNCHLCHIHDHTPSNTLLRTHPLRVSRTNHTTTALPSTSTTLPHHHHHGRSARGSGSNLANLSDRTNSLPGSRSNTLSHTPQVSIAPDGDRVGTHRRHHHSRHHHRHHHHSRHSDDSRHGSTNSRDDLSGVLAALMETSRSPSAASNRASSGHREPDLLTALPPVAHTSKGSTLTRETREGERRPSNSTLAQDTEQDYYLHVHRQAFKEEARRQRFNLQTVMLIGCYTLLFVVAIIVGVVLCQQNGWLGLGTPDPPPPLSDNPDFRPSQARELDRTGRGRGSRNRGARLPGPTIDYDYPDDGPPPRISAGPILPSGENDPLRSLNFGPDDLAAAEAGHGVGGRAPPLPVSPSGAQSDSSRNWEGAENRAGVGGGGKSLRPHPGRRPAPGNLPDAFVPQGSPGGQGRPAGVAGAGILDTLMSVEEHGVAGGSHGQGGVFMPGGDGRNTAGSNRAFNGAGNTASNNRAFDGAGSTVGNNRAFNGAGNTADNNRAFNGAGNTAGNNRAFDGAGNTAGNNRAFNGAGNTAGNNRAFNGAGNTAGNNIAFNGAGNTAGNNRAFNGAGNTAGNNRAFNGAGNTAGNNRAFNGAGNTAGNTRAFNIAGNNGVFNTAGNTAGNNGAFSGARSTAASNNVAFNAAGNTGTGSSSSFSTAGVTGAGSNGRFNGAANTPENNAAQNAASIVGGGGDRAFNSVGNAGTGRNGAFRVAANNDDGANRVFSGVGNSGSGANGAFNGAGNTGGGSLNGAGNTGGGSLNGAGNTGGGSLNGAGNTGGGSLNGAGNTGGGSLNGAGNTGGGSLNGAGNTGGRSLNGAGNTGGRSLNGAGNTGGGSLNGAGNTGVRGNTGGVINIGTVAESTSPAGTGAGSTGLEATGVGTAGVGATGLGNVDVGATGSRARGVGSTGVRGTGAGVTGADNIGVGATGSRASGAGITGVRGTGVGNTGVGNTGIGATGNGGVSRSGVATDRNGDGTLTGVTGNTGMGSTGTLGGGVNGNRAVNTGGNAATTPLGGIVNNGNARFNNGVVNAGAGSGGSRSNGRRPAGTLLPVTTSTVNTGSSNAFASGGVPLPGLGPHGNSVPNTGIGNGGSTGNTRNRPNAGVGSTGLGIGTGSAGVSHDSAGTGVDNTGFGTGVRNAGAGIGLGGAGAGTDVANSGFGAAVGSAGNTGVGGVGADMGTGVGKVSAGVGNAGNRFAVRVNNDDTRTGVSNTGGSAVLGNAGASNWVTNNGAGNTAGADTSDASVGTKVVNAGVGGRASNVRTGISVGSTGAGEDTGRQDNAASIIGAGRPGLGLSGGAAVDVSGDRVTDGGGGVRRPGGRQSTRGRGVLRDLGNGNRNIGRGSAEPSNSAPTPGSEGRGGPSAPAQPAPSNTLGGGEAEAKAGQGQGSVASRRTVAGPGFTVQRGQVVAMATITPDSPDPTLLRPDHDVIVHISPSTQGPAVTLLANPDKTGDTTIEATGGGSAGTASTGAVGEGNRAASLGGRVSVRIEGPSRRKLTRERVSMVPGSGRGNSARAGVVLRRWEHMDDAGTLSRGLVRQDGSFSFTNCRPSEICRATQG, from the exons ATGCCTGAATCCAACTGCCACCTTTGCCACATTCACGACCACACTCCCTCCAACACACTTCTCAGAACCCATCCCTTAAGGGTCTCCAGaaccaaccacaccaccaccgcactaccatccacctccaccacactccctcaccaccaccaccatgggagATCAGCACGAGGGAGTGGGAGTAACTTAGCCAACCTTAGCGACAGAACGAACTCCCTCCCTGGCAGCCGCAGCAACACCCTCTCGCACACTCCACAAGTCTCCATAGCCCCTGATGGTGATAGGGTTGGCACACACAGACGGCATCACCATTcccgtcatcaccaccgtcaccatcaccacagccgcCACTCCGATGACTCCAGGCACGGGTCTACTAACTCCAGAGATGACTTGAGTGGGGTCTTGGCTGCCCTGATGGAGACCAGTCGCTCCCCCAGTGCAGCCAGTAACCGTGCTAGTAGTGGGCACCGAGAACCTGACCTCCTCACCGCCCTTCCACCGGTCGCCCACACCAGCAA gGGCAGCACATTAACAAGGGAAACAAGGGAGGGAGAGCGGCGCCCCAGCAACAGCACGCTGGCGCAGGACACGGAGCAGGACTACTACCTCCATGTGCACCGCCAGGCCTTCAAGGAGGAGGCGCGGCGACAACGCTTCAACCTGCAGACCGTCATGCTCATAGGCTGCTACACGCTGCTG TTCGTGGTGGCCATCATCGTGGGTGTGGTGCTGTGTCAGCAGAACGGCTGGCTGGGCCTGGGTACACCTGACCCCCCGCCACCCCTCAGCGATAACCCTGACTTCCGGCCGTCCCAGGCACGGGAGCTAGACAGAACCGGGCGTGGCCGCGGCTCCAGGAACAGGGGCGCGCGTCTCCCCGGCCCCACTATAGACTACGACTATCCCGACGACGGGCCGCCCCCCAGGATCAGCGCCGGGCCAATCCTCCCCTCCGGTGAGAACGACCCCCTTCGCTCCCTCAACTTTGGCCCCGACGACCTGGCAGCAGCCGAAGCAGGGCATGGGGTGGGGGGCCGAGCCCCTCCCCTGCCTGTCTCCCCATCTGGTGCGCAGTCTGACTCTTCGAGAAACTGGGAGGGGGCGGAGAATCGTGCCGGGGTGGGCGGTGGCGGCAAGAGCCTCAGGCCACACCCAGGCCGCCGCCCAGCACCAGGGAATTTGCCAGACGCTTTCGTGCCCCAGGGCAGCCCCGGCGGCCAGGGTCGCCCCGCGGGGGTGGCTGGGGCAGGGATTCTGGACACCCTGATGTCTGTGGAGGAGCATGGCGTGGCAGGGGGCAGCCACGGACAGGGAGGCGTCTTCATGCCGGGCGGTGACGGGCGCAACACTGCAGGCAGCAACAGAGCATTTAATGGCGCTGGCAACACTGCTAGCAACAACAGAGCATTTGACGGCGCTGGCAGCACTGTAGGCAACAACAGAGCATTTAACGGCGCTGGCAACACTGCAGACAACAACAGAGCATTTAACGgcgctggcaacactgcaggcaACAACAGAGCATTTGACGgcgctggcaacactgcaggcaACAACAGAGCATTTAACGGCGCTGGCAATACTGCAGGTAACAACAGGGCATTTAACGgcgctggcaacactgcaggcaACAACATAGCATTTAACGgcgctggcaacactgcaggcaACAACAGAGCATTTAACGgcgctggcaacactgcaggcaACAACAGAGCATTTAACGgcgctggcaacactgcaggcaACAACAGAGCATTTAACGGCGCTGGCAACACTGCTGGCAACACCAGAGCATTTAATATTGCTGGCAACAACGGAGTATTTAACACCGCTGGCAACACTGCTGGCAACAACGGAGCATTTAGCGGAGCTAGAAGCACTGCTGCCAGCAATAATGTAGCATTTAACGCTGCTGGCAACACTGGTACTGGCAGCAGCAGCTCATTCAGCACCGCAGGTGTCACTGGTGCTGGCAGCAACGGAAGATTCAACGGCGCTGCCAACACTCCTGAGAACAACGCAGCACAGAACGCAGCCAGCATCGTAGGAGGGGGCGGCGACAGAGCATTTAACAGTGTTGGTAACGCAGGCACGGGCAGAAACGGGGCATTTAGAGTTGctgctaataatgatgatggtgccAACAGGGTATTCAGTGGTGTTGGTAACTCTGGTAGCGGTGCCAATGGAGCATTTAATGGTGCTGGCAACACTGGAGGTGGATCATTGAATGGTGCTGGCAACACTGGAGGTGGATCATTGAATGGTGCTGGCAACACTGGAGGTGGATCATTGAATGGTGCTGGCAACACTGGAGGTGGATCATTGAATGGTGCTGGCAACACTGGAGGTGGATCATTGAATGGTGCTGGCAACACTGGAG GTGGATCACTTAATGGTGCTGGCAACACTGGAG GTAGATCACTTAATGGTGCTGGCAACACTGGAG GTAGATCACTTAATGGTGCTGGCAACACTGGAGGTGGATCACTTAATGGTGCTGGCAACACTGGTGTCCGCGGCAACACTGGCGGCGTGATTAATATCGGCACAGTTGCTGAAAGCACTAGTCCTGCCGGCACTGGTGCTGGCAGTACTGGGTTGGAAGCCACTGGTGTTGGCACTGCCGGTGTGGGAGCCACAGGTCTTGGTAACGTTGATGTGGGAGCTACTGGAAGTAGAGCTAGAGGTGTTGGTAGCACTGGTGTAAGAGGAACTGGAGCTGGAGTCACTGGTGCTGATAACATTGGTGTAGGAGCTACTGGTAGTAGAGCTAGTGGTGCTGGTATTACTGGTGTGAGAGGCACAGGTGTTGGAAATACAGGCGTTGGTAACACTGGCATAGGTGCTACCGGTAACGGGGGTGTCTCACGCAGTGGTGTTGCTACCGATCGTAACGGTGACGGAACCCTTACTGGGGTTACTGGCAACACTGGGATGGGCAGCACCGGTACACTTGGTGGTGGTGTCAACGGAAACAGAGCAGTCAACACTGGTGGTAATGCTGCGACCACTCCTCTTGGTGGTATTGTTAACAATGGCAATGCAAGATTCAACAATGGTGTTGTCAACGCTGGTGCTGGCAGTGGTGGTTCCCGCAGTAACGGGAGGCGCCCTGCCGGCACCTTGCTACCTGTCACTACCTCCACAGTCAACACCGGTAGTAGCAACGCCTTTGCAAGTGGTGGTGTTCCCCTCCCCGGCCTAGGACCTCATGGAAATAGTGTGCCTAATACCGGTATTGGTAACGGTGGTAGTACTGGCAATACTAGGAACAGACCAAACGCTGGTGTTGGTAGTACTGGTTTGGGTATTGGCACAGGCAGTGCTGGTGTTAGTCATGATAGTGCTGGTACAGGTGTTGACAATACTGGTTTTGGCACTGGTGTTCGCAACGCCGGGGCAGGTATTGGTttaggtggtgctggtgctggaacTGATGTTGCTAATTCTGGTTTTGGTGCTGCTGTTGGCAGTGCTGGTAATACCGGTGTTGGCGGTGTTGGAGCTGATATGGGCACTGGTGTTGGCAAAGTTAGTGCTGGTGTTGGTAATGCTGGGAACAGATTTGCTGTCAGAGTTAATAATGATGACACTAGGACTGGTGTTAGCAATACTGGTGGCAGTGCTGTTCTAGGCAATGCTGGTGCCAGTAATTGGGTCACTAATAATGGTGCTGGAAATACTGCCGGCGCTGATACTAGTGATGCTAGTGTTGGCACTAAAGTTGTGAACGCTGGTGTTGGCGGTAGAGCTAGTAATGTTCGTACAGGTATAAGTGTTGGCAGTACTGGAGCTGGTGAGGATACAGGAAGACAGGATAACGCCGCGAGTATTATCGGCGCTGGCAGACCTGGCCTCGGGCTTAGTGGCGGGGCCGCGGTGGATGTTAGCGGTGACAGGGTCACTGATGGCGGCGGCGGAGTACGGCGGCCAGGGGGGCGGCAAAGCACTCGAGGGCGAGGAGTCTTACGGGACTTGGGTAATGGAAACAGAAACATAGGGCGGGGGAGTGCAGAACCCTCTAACTCCGCCCCCACCCCAGGATCTGAAGGAAGGGGCGGCCCCAGCGCCCCTGCCCAGCCCGCTCCGAGCAATACCCTAGGAGGCGGCGAAGCAGAGGCCAAGGCGGGACAGGGGCAGGGCAGCGTGGCGTCGCGGCGTACCGTGGCGGGACCGGGATTCACTGTGCAGCGGGGACAGGTGGTTGCCATGGCCACCATCACGCCGGACAGCCCCGACCCGACGCTGTTGCGCCCCGACCATGACGTCATCGTTCACATCTCCCCAAGCACGCAGGGTCCCGCCGTGACGCTGCTGGCCAACCCCGACAAGACAGGCGACACAACCATTGAAGCTACGGGAGGGGGAAGTGCTGGGACGGCGAGCACGGGTGCGGTGGGAGAGGGAAACAGGGCCGCTTCTTTGGGAGGGAGGGTTTCGGTGAGGATAGAAGGGCCGAGCCGAAGGAAGTTGACCCGGGAGCGTGTAAGCATGGTGCCGGGATCTGGGCGAGGCAACTCGGCGCGGGCGGGCGTGGTGTTGCGGCGGTGGGAGCACATGGATGATGCGGGCACGCTGAGCCGCGGCCTCGTGCGGCAGGACggctctttctccttcaccaacTGTCGACCCTCGGAGATATGCCGGGCCACGCAGGGCTGA